In Osmerus mordax isolate fOsmMor3 chromosome 3 unlocalized genomic scaffold, fOsmMor3.pri SUPER_3_unloc_2, whole genome shotgun sequence, the genomic stretch GTAGTTTTATTTGGTATATTTTGCCTTGGCAGCATTATGACAACAGCGGTAACTTGGTGCTATAGTGAATGACCTGTATATGTGAATAAAATGTACATTATTTCGAAGGTAAGTAAGCTGGTAAAAAATAGCATTACCCATCTTAATAattatgctcacacacaccaaaatgCGATATCTTCCATCCAATGTCTTCTTGGCCTAATGTTAAATGTTGCTAAAATTGTTTTGGTATCTGATATTCAATCTCTGTCCGTAGATGACATCACCTTGGAATTATTGATCACAGAAGATTCCAAGAACAACTTCAGCAGAAAGAACTTAAATCAAGGAGAATGGGACTTCCTGTTCATGGAAACCTCTAAGACTAACTTTACAGTGGATGGTGCCACTTGGTGTCAGCTAAAATACAAGGTAGACTGTCTCCTTCGAAACTGACAGATAATAATGCATTCTTTATTCATGTTGTAGTACCTCTACTTTCACCCCATAATCAAGTTGAAGTAGTAAGCTCATTAATCTGTATGAATAATGCCTGTTAGTCCCATCACATCTGGTGCCACTGGTAAGTAGGTGAGTCAGTTAACTGCGTTCAAACCTGAGTCTGAACTCCAGAGAGGGCAAGTGAGGGTGGTAGTGATATTGACAAGAGACGCCTGTAATACAGTATAGTGTACTCACATTCATGTGGATCCAAACAGCTCTCTGACAGTTTGAATCCAAGCTATATCTATATCTATCCTTATGtattatgtattcatttagcagactataTTATCCAAAGTGATAAACCTGCAATCTCTAGATCTGTGGTCAAATACTCGACCACTGACCAATTTttccacggccgggaatcgaaccagcaaccttccgataagtagcccgattccctaaccgctcagccatctgacacccatccctccctctatgtGTGTCAGATCCACATCCAAAGGAGGCCTCAGCTGTACCTCCTCAACCTGGCCATGCCCATCGTCTTATTTCTGGTTCTGGACTTGGCCTCCTTCTTCATCAACCAGACCAGGGGGGAGAAGCTGAGCTTCAAGATCACCATcctgctctccatctctgtcctgcTTCTCATCTTCAACGACATCCTGCCCTCCACCGGCGACAAGCTGCCACTcataggtcagaggtcaagccTAAAATGGCCGCCATGGTCACAGCCAATGAAACACTCCTGGAAACCTTAAACAGGGCCCAGAAAGGACAGTGGACTTCATGTGATAAATAAATCTGAGCTTGTTCCGTTGTTTTGGTGACTGTTATCTGTGCCTGTGCCCCCAGCTTTTCACTGCAGCACTATCTTCTTCATGGTGGGTTTAAGCCTGCTGGAGTCCATTCTGGTGGGCTTCTTAGGAGACCTGGACAGCAAGGGGAGCCAGGACTCGGGCGGGGGGAATGGGGACCCCCAGATCCTGAGCTCAGCTACTGGGGGAACAGCACAGGAGAGGGACCCCCatctggaggaggtggaagaggtgcCACTGGAGGAGAGATCTGATGACCAGAAGGGCAGGAggccagaggagcaggagaccaGAGGGGCAGGAGGTCAGAGGGAACCTGGGTACTGGGGGAGAGTGGCCAGAGGCATCGACAAGGCCTACTTCTGCTTTTACCTGTTCAGCACAGTGGTCTTCTTCATATACATAAATGTTCAGTGGTTTTTCTAAACGTGTTGGTTCACAGAACTTTTGTGCTTTTCAGTCTTTCTTGTGGAGTCGTCATAAGTTGTGTATCGTATCTTGCAGATGTTTAGAAGAGGTTAGAATGAAGCTGGGTCTGTGTTGGCGCAACCGACTCAGAAAGGATGGGAAttgtactgtacttaagtagatttttctggtatgaGTACTttacttcaatatttattttctgacattttactttcactccttaaattttttacacaaatatctgttctCCCTACTTCACGCACAACAGATGTAAGCTAGTCTACGAAGCTaccatccaagatggcgccgatgatggctgcctcggtcgttaggtcgttctgattctgattctaccacgagcaaggcagaaggcagcaagaaaaaaagagattaCAAAAAAACTTTTGTGTCGTGAAAAAGTTTGGATGGGTTgacaaaatattttcaaaacatAATAAGTTTCTAAACTTTTTATGGAAGTCCTTTCTCCTTGTGTAACCGCTTTGTGGTCTTCTCAAACACATTGTGGTCCTTCTGATGTGTGGGGGTTCGGTGTTAAACAGGTTATAAATGTAATCAGTTTCTCATCAAGCTAACCACAATCTGCTCCGAGAAACTAGTACTTCTGTAGCACAGTTACGCATGCAGTAGTATGTGCTGTAATATtgtagactgtattttgcaatAATATATTATACTGCAAATAAAACTGACTAACTTAATTTTgacctttttttgttttcatttactGCAACTTGCTTCCACAATGATTTTCGGGAACACATTTACTAACCAGGCCACTTTCACCCAAACCAGCCACTTTCACCCAAAAACACAGGCCACtttcacccaaaaaacacagGCCACTTTCACCAAAACCAGGCCAAACTTACTAATTGCTAACTatagcactttcgaggatcgTGTTGTTCAATtgaaatttgtttaactacatgctcttctggttccacccattggcacttatttgcttttcacaatgtatgcttcatgtttggctacccgcaatgtttttggggttcatctcgttgtttatgatcatcgACCTATGCAatctttgtaaagctctctcttataagtcgctttagataaaagcgtctgctaaatgactaaatgtaaatgtaattattcgACTCATTGTTAAGTGTTAATTTAATTACAAGTTATAATAATCGTTACTGTGGGATCAGTAAATTCCAAAGAAGAGGAAATGAATCgcgtgataaagagagaggatcTCCAGAAAAGTAGTCAAGTGCTCAGTTTGACAGCTTGCAATTTCGATTCAAATGTCATATGACTTGCTCTGTCTGATAACGCCTCTTTCGGTCACATGACTGGCTATACCCATTAGGTTCATTCGAATGCAAAACACCATAAAATATTGCGTCATGTGACCGACCCAGTTGTAGACTTGTATCAGGTGTAGGTAGGCCAAGGGCAAATATTTTATATTAACGGACTTTGTAAACTGGACGCGCCGAATTTACCCATTTGAACCACCATATCAGAAAGATAAATGATTGAGCACAACGAAGAATACGGCATTTAAAGTTTGGGTTAATGGGTTGTCGGGAATGTCCTGAGATCCAAAACTAAGTGCAACAAACATTAGCTAGTGCTTGCCGCTGTAGCACAATCCAAGTAGCGAAGGAGCCACTTCACAAGTCATAAGCAACTTATTTTCTCTTTTGCCTATTTCCCCACAAAAACCTCTGGTACCAGTCAATCAAGACTGGACATATGCCATTTAGGATAGCCGTTATTTCGAATCAGCTGGCTTGCTGGCTGCGAGGTTAGCCAGTTGTACTTTGGAGGAAGGTGAGTTGCTATGTTGAAAGTGTTTACTTTTCGCTTTGCAGGTGTTTTTTAACCAGATGCCAGACTAGACGGATAGCTACTTGATAATATTGAAGACAGATTACAGTAGCTGCATACTACCGTTGTTGTGCATGACTAACAGTCAGTGGCTAgagagctagctagcactatAGTAGCTGTTTGCGAGCTTATCGACGCAATCATTAGCTAAAATGACCTGTTTGTAGCTAGTTACTAGCGTAGCTACCGAGCTAGCTCAAGTACTAGACTAGAATAGTCGAGAGAGTAGAGTCTATACTCTGGCAAAAATGAGATTTTATGCGAAGCCTGGTCAAGTATCCaggtatttttctctcttttcgaCACATGCTGCTTTTTTTGATCTGACAATCTGGTCAGTTGTGACAATTAGCAAGTACAATTATTTGTAGTAGCTTGATAGGTGCCTGACTACTGTTTATAGTTGACCATTTGCCCACATATATtgaagctagctacagtaggctaAAGTTGTAGTTGATGGATATTCGCGTGTTCTACTTTTCAGATTGTGACCGGCGAGTGTCCGTCCACCCCCCCCGCCATGGCTGGTGGTATCACCGAGAGTGGGGAGCCCTACTCCCCGTTTGTAAGTATCAGCTGGGACGTTATTGTAGTTTCTGTCTAGAACGTCACTAACATCACCCCTTGCTCTGCCGCTAATTATTGGTGGGGACGATTCAACGTTCCCTTGACATTGATAGGTTTATGTCCCCACTGTCTATCCCTAAACATGGCTGTATGCTGTGGTTATTTTAGTTAGTCATCACAGAAGAGGACACAGGAAGAGTAGGTGCTGACACGCCACACATGTATTGCAAAGGTCAGAAACACTGTCTGGCCTAGCTGCGGTTGTACAGAGAGCCCAGGTTATTTGTTTCTACTTTGTCCACTCTTATTTCATCAGCTACAGTGCAGATTTGTCCTGGAGATCCACAAAGTTTAGCTCCACTCTGTGCTGAGGCCTGTCAGACTAAACCAGGTTCTATGAAGTCTCTTTTGTGGCTCAGGGACAGTGATGGCTCCCTGGTGACTGTCAGTGATGAATATGAAGAGGAAAATGTCCCCAGTCTAGCCACCATGACTGGACCTGTTCTGTCATCCACCTTCCCGGTTCTTGTGCCCGTCCTAAACTcttaccctgtgtgtgtatgtgttcgtcTCTGTTGTGTGGCTCTTCCAGGTGGGGCTAGTGTACATGTTCAACCTGATCGTAGGCACTGGGGCGTTGACCATGCCCAGGGCCTTCGCCACGGCTGGCTGGGTGGTCAGTCTGGCGCTCATCTCCTTCCTGGCCTTCATGAGGTCAGTTCACCCATCCTGGCACTAACTCTAAAGTGAAGGGGATTGCTCagtgaggatgggtatagctcagtgaggatgggtatagctcagtgaggatggttatagctcagtgaggatggttatagctcagtgaggatgggtatagcCCAGTGAGgatggttatagctcagtgaagatggttatagctcagtgaagatggttatagctcagtgaagatggttatagctcagtgaagatgggtatagctcagtgaggatggttatagctcagtgaggatgggtatagctcagtgaggatggttatagctcagtgaggatggttatagctcagtgaggatggatggttatagctcagtgaggatggttatagctcagtgaggatgggtatagctcagtgaagatggttatagctcagtgaagatggttatagctcagtgAAGATGGTTATAGCCCAGTGAGgatggttatagctcagtgAAGATGGTTATAGCCCAGTGAGgatggttatagctcagtgaggatggttatagctcagtgaagatgggtatagctcagtgaggatggttatagctcagtgaggatggttatagctcagtgaggatggttatagctcagtgaggatggttatagctcagtgaagatggttatagctcagtgaagatgggtatagctcagtgaggatggttatagctcagtgaggatggttatagctcagtgAGGATGGTTTTAGCTTAGTGAGGATGGTTTTAGCTCAGTGAGGATCAGTGAAGCTGAGGGCTAGCACATTGGAccaagatcaagaggtcccatgCTGGTTCAAATGAAGTTCAGTATCTCTTCATTTatgccttcatctctctccttctcccccctccccctttcaccatccctccttctactcactcaactctctctcctcctccctttctcgttCCCTCCTCAGCTACATGACCACCACGTTCGTGATCGAGGCGATGGCTTCAGCCAATGCTCAGCTGcgctggaagaggagagagcaggaggaggtgagttggcggccatcttgtcccAACAAGCACAGATATTTAACGTAGTCGAAGTTGCTGCTCTTTCGTGTTGTGATGCTGTCAATTCTCTCCTGTGTTTGGAATCCTCCATCTTCAGGTGGAAGACAGTGACTCCACCTCTGATTActctgacgatgatgtcatCATCAGGGGACGGCCGGAGGCAAGGCCGATTCTGTCCATCCGTGagtgacctccccccccccccccccgcccctcccacacacacacatattcactctAACCCTGTGCCTGTTTTCAGAGAGGCCTGGAGGCCCAGTGGATCAGTTTGACATCGTGGAGCGTGTGGAGATGGGTCAGATGGCCTCCATGTTCTTCAACAAAGGTAGGAACTCTTCACCATGACGAGTGCACTGGTTTTAGATGGCTAGTCTCATAGTCTCAGTGGGTGATGGAGGGACGGGGGTGGAAGGGTAGAGGGATTGTGTGTTGAAGGTTATGCGGGACCACTGCCTCCCCTTCATGTCccattgtcacacacacatagagagagaggctgtttcTTCTAATGGGTTGTAATTATGGAAGGATAAATTGCCTCAGGTTGTAATGACCTATTTGAGACCCCATCAAGGCCACATTTTAATCTTCatagcccgtgtgtgtgtgtgcgcgtgtgtgtgtgtgcgtgtgtgtgtgtgtgtgtgtgtgtgtgtgtgtacgtatgtcatctttgtgtgtgtctgtacttactgtatatgTCATctgtttttgcgtgtgtgtgcaccaacAGGATTGTTGTGTGAGTGATTGGGTGGCTAATGAAAGCTTGGCTAGCGTAGCCGTGACAGAATCACGTTCACCTTGAAACAGAAACAAAAGCACCCTGCTtctgttagagacacacacacacacacacactcctctcctgtctcaacAGTCTAGAAGCATGTcctgtcagtgtgtcctgtctcagagagaggggaggatgggtgctgtgtctcagagagagaggaggataggtgctgtgtctcagagagagaggaggatgggtgctgtgtctcagagagagaggaggatgggtgctgtgtctcagagagagaggaggataggtgctgtgtctcagagagagaggaggataggtgctgtgtctcagagagagaggaggatgggtgctgtgtctcagagagagaggaggatgggtgctgtgtctcagagagaaaggaggataggtgctgtgtctcagagagagaggaggatgggtgctgtgtctcagagagagaggaggatgggtgctgtgtctcagagagagagaggaggatgggtgctgtgtctcagagagagaggaggatgggttctgtgtctcagagagagaggaggatgggtgctgtgtctcagagagagaggaggatgggtgctgtgtctcagagagagaggaggatgggtgctgtgtctcagagagagaggaggatgggtgctgtgcctcagagagagagaggaggatgggtgctgtgtctcagagagaggaggataggtgCTATCCCATCTCTGTACAGCAGGTGGAGCCGTTGACTCACACATCAAAATGTCACTgcccacaaacactcacacagtttaatacacagacacacacacacacacaggtccacacaAATACCCACACACCACTCatgtaaacaaatacacattaaGATATGCACACAACAAAGCTAGAGACACGTCTCCCCGGGTGTGAGGTAACCCTCGGTGGGATCTCTCCATGGTGTGTCTGTCCTCTACGGCAGGTGAGGAGGCATcgatctctgtttctctcctctcttgctctctctctctctttcacctctctttctctttcacctctctgtttcacctctctctctctctcacctctctctctctctctctctctctctttcacctctctttctctttcacctctctgtttcacctctctctctctctctctctctcacctctctctctctctctctctctctctctctctctctctctctctctctctctctctctctctctctctctctctctctctctctctctttcacctctctttctctttcacctctctgtttcacctctctctctctctctctctctctctctctctctctctctctctctctctctctctctctctctctctctctctctctctctctctctctctctctctgtgcaggtGGAGAGCTGCCCAGTGACTCTAATCAGATCTGAATTAGATGGGCACTGGGCCCAGCATGCAGGAGAAAACTGTCTGTGTTAGTGGGCGTGCGTGTTAGTGGGCGTGCGTGTTAGTGGGCGTGCGTGTTAGTGGGCGTGCGTGTTAGTGGGCGTGCGTGTTAGTGGGCGTGCGTGTTAGTGGGCGTGCGTGTTAGTGGTTGTGCGTGTTAGTGGGCGTGCGTGTTAGTGGCACCCTGTTCAGGGTCACTGCTCTGTTCAGTGACCCTGAACAGagcagtgtgttagtgtgtgctgtAGAAGCaggacacctgtgtgtgtgtgtgtgtgtgtgtgtgtgtgtgtgtgtgtgtgtgtgtgtgtgtgtgtgtgtgtgttaggggacATCCAGGCTCCTCAGTTACTGAGATAGCTAGAGGCTGTAGCCTTCATTCCTGCTCTGGTCGTTGATACTTGAAAACCTGTTAACATCCCACCTCCAACAAGTGGCTCTGTCTTGCtcctgcatggtgtgtgtgtgtgtgtgtgtgtgtgtgtgtgtgtgtgtgcgcgtgtgtgcgtgtttcctcTCTAAGCAATTAAAAATGCGTCATTCCCCCTCTGAGTTCAGCCGAATGCCAGCATAAAAGGGCCCTTGAATAGcttacactaaaacacacacacctctcctcctcctcacctctcctcttcacctctcctcttcacctctccttatCACCTCTCCTTatcacctctcctcttcacctttccttatcatctctcctcctcccccctcctcctcacctctcctcctcccccccagatcAGAGGAATCAGTTCAGCCTGTAAAACTATAACCCTgcctgtgttttatgtgtttttaatggactcatctctctcatctccctggcAGTAATGAATGACCTGGCAGCTgcacctgtgtctgtgtctgtctgtgtgtgtgtgtgtctgtctctgtgtgtctctgtgtgtgtctgtgtgtgtctgtgtgtgtctgtgtgtgtctgtgtgtgtgtgtcctgctagCAGTAGTTCTCTGATGGGTTGATGGTGGAGATCTGTTAGCTTCTACCAGTCTTCAGTCACTGCTCAGACACCAAGAGACCACTGGGTGTCTGAGTGTCTGTCTTTGGAGAGGTGTGTTCTGGttgtctggagtgtgtgtgtgtgtgtgtgtgtgtggggggggggggtggtgcatttgtgtgtgctgagatttctgtgtgtgtggaggcctgACAAGGAAATGTTCCCTCCTAAAGTGATTACTTTCTTAATTAGTGTGATTAATATTCCTCTGGTGAAGAAGACATGACTGTTATGACTGTTCTCTCcctgagggggggtggagggggggatggagggtgggatggaggggcgGAGGAGTGCAGGGGGAGAAGATTGCAGTTGATGGAGTGATGACATGAGCTATTAGAGGAGAAGTGTGCCAGTTGTCCGGTGtctccttgggggggggggggggggggggatgaaggaTCTGCTAACCTGGACTGTGGAAGGACACTGGCTGCTGCCTGTCCCCCCAGCCTGTCCCCCAGCCTGTCCCCAGCCTGTCCCCCAGCCTGTCCCCAGCCTGTCCCCCAGCCTGTCCCCAGCCTGTCCCCCAGCCTGTCCCCCAGCCTGTGTTCCTGGTCCACATGGACCCAGATGCTAAACATGCAGCATGTGCCTAACGTGTCTTCCTCTGTCCCCTGCAGTGGGGGTCAACATGTTCTACATCTGCATCATCGTGTACCTGTACGGAGACCTGGCCATCTACGCTGCCGCAGTGCCTCTGTCCCTCATGGAGGTGGCCTGGTAAGATCCacatcaccctctcaccctcaccctctcaccctctcactctcaccatctcactctcaccctctcaccctctcaccctctcactctctcactctctcaccctctcacaatcacactctcacccctcacactctcaccctcacactctcaccctcacactctcacactctgaccctctcactctcactctcaccatcttactctcaccctctcaccctcttactctcaccctctcaccctcacactctcacactctcaccctctcaccctctcaccctttcACCCTCTAACTCTCACTCTctaactctcactctctcaccctttcaccctctcactctctaactctcaccctctcacactctctcactctcactctcacactctcactctcacactcaccctttcaccctctctctctaactctcaccctcaccctctcaccctctcactctcaccctctccctctacccctctcactCTACCCCTCACTCACCTTCACCCTTCCAGCCCTCCCACActgaccctctcaccctcctactctctcaccctcacattCCCATCTTCTTCACCCTAACACTATCAGTACCACcaaatcagtctctctctctctcctcccattggTGCTTCTCCCTCCTGGACAGGTTGTTATTGCTTGCCCATTGGCTACAGGAGTGCAGACAGCTAGTGCTCAGTTATTCCATATTGGGACTGTCAAGGCTTTATGAATTAGCCCCGCCAGCCGAAAAGACACAACCAAAGGCTACAGACCTGATgacttacgtgtgtgtgtgtgtgtgtgtgtgtgtgtgtgtctgcagtgggaACCAGTCGTGCAGTGCAGGCAGTGTGCAGTACAACGACACAGATGTGTGTTGGGGATCGATCAGCAGATTAAACGCATACAGAGTCTTCCTGGTGAGTAGAGAcacgctgtctgtctgtctctctatctgtgtctgtctctctctgtgtctgtctctctgtgtgtctgtctgtctctctatctgtctgtctgtctgcctctctctgtctctatctgtgtgtctgtctctctctgtctctctctctgtgtgtctgtctgtctgtctctctgtgtgtctctctctttctgtctctctctctgtgtgtctgtctctctttatctctctgtgtgtctgtctgtctctctctgtctctctatctgtctgtctctgtctctctatctgtgtgtctgtctgtctctgtctctctctctcactgtctgtctgtctgtctgtgtgtctgtctctgtctctctctctgtgtgtctctctcctggtctctctgtacCTGCAGCTTGTATACGACACCTCCTCGTGTCTGCCACCTCCTCAGGCAGCCTGCTGTAACCCAGACGACCATGTCCTGACATGCCAACCTCATCTGTATTAGTGTCAGACTAAAACCCCTCAgagccctgtcctctctcccccgtctctcccccgtctctcgccctcctgtctctcccctgtctctcgctctctctgccctgGTGTGCCAGCCGCTGTCAGACTAGCCCCCAGGaactctcacctctccttctctgcctctccttctctgcctacccacctctctctccctctccttcctctcacctgcccccacccccccccccccccgccccctctctcccctatttccacttgagtgtgtgcgcgcatgtgaaCGTGTGAGTgagcgtctgtgtgtatgcatgtgtgtgtatgcatgtttatgcatgtgtgtgtatgcctgcccTTGAAGTCCTAAGAGAGCTAAACTCTTGTGATTTTCACTCTTGCTTTAACTTTACGGGCCGACATTGATAGATGGGCTGATCTCACCCTGTGttatttccctccccccccgcgcCTCCCCCCGTGCCTCCCCCCGCGCCTCCCCCGTGCCTCCCCCgcgcctccccctcccatctccttgtTCAATCTAAACTGTGCCAGCTCAAACAGTTGACTAATAAATTAATCTTTTTTCAGTTTGATCTTGTAAGCTTCTTGCTGCATGTAAACAAATGGAAATGATGCTGATGCATTGTCTTCTGTGTTTGTACACAAAAtttttgtgtgatgtgtgtgagtgtacatctgtgtgtgtgtgtgtgtgtatgtgtatatctgtatatgtgtgtgtgtgtgtgtgtgtgtgtgtgtgtgtaccccgcATGCTTGTTGCTTGATGTGAATTCTTATGACCATAAATCCTAGCTGGTACTTTTCTGCTGCTGGGTTCAGCTTCAGCTGGTCAGGTCGACCTGACCTATGACCTGACCCGAACGTGACGAAgcttcatcacttcctgtttactgaAGAAGTGGTGTCTCCTTAGttagtctctcctctcacaggcGTTCAGATAGCTTCGACTAGAGAGACGtctgttccctctcttcctcctcagtgaAGCCTCATTTGgtgttctctcttctctctcttcctcttctctctctcttcctctcttctctgtcttctctcttcctccctttattTTTGATGGAGAGAGATTCCCCATTTGGTACACTGTCcacctcgctctcgctctctttctctctctgtctgtctgtgtgtctgtctctctctctgtctgtgtgtctgtctctctctctgtctgtgtgtctgtctctctgtgtgtctgtctctctgtctgtctgtgtgtctgtctctctctctgtctgtgtgtctgtctgtctgtctgtctgtctctctctctgtctgcgtgtctgtctctctctctgtctgtgtgtctgtctctctctctgtctgcgtgtctgtctctctctctgtctgtgtgtctgtctctctctctgtctgcgtgtctgtctctctctctgtctgtgtgtctgtctctctctctgtctgtgtgtctgtctctctctctgtctgtgtgtctgtctctctctcagtttttcTCTCTTCAGAGTGAGTCATGCAGACAGTGGCTGGATGACTGTTTTTACCAACTGCTAtttccagccagtcagtcagtcgaaCAGGAGCGTTTCATGATGTTGTGTTGCTCTCATTGTTATATTGTCATTTTTACTGCCAATGCCAGACCATGTTTTGAGTTGAGAGAGAATTCTTAATAGTTGTTTCTGTCTCGGCCATGCTGTTAGCTTAATTTAGGCAGTCTCGGAGGAGTACGTTATCTGTGTATTATTTGAAGAAGTACGGTCCCTAGGTTTCTGAGATGTCCTTCCTGTCCTTCTCTTGTAGGTGGCTTGAGAGGGGGAGCTGCCGAGACAGACGGGGGatacggagggagggggagtggacgagaggaagagatagagggaggggcggagggtgAGACAAAGTGAcaaagaaagtgagggagagacagagatcctGTGAGTGTCCAGATGAGGGGTAGTGTCAGACAGA encodes the following:
- the LOC136938352 gene encoding 5-hydroxytryptamine receptor 3A-like, with protein sequence MAGGLLFWLALMVCDVSSDNCSYVALLEKLNLMEKNDFLANIRPVRIMTTRTHVKVDMFLLGILDVNAKSQTLTCSVSTLLTWDNEFISWDPKEFCGKRSIQVPRERLWKPDIVIQEDISDTGSTTSSRQARVCPGLVQVVDQRKLTTSCGMDMYKFPLDLQICTIHIQRRPQLYLLNLAMPIVLFLVLDLASFFINQTRGEKLSFKITILLSISVLLLIFNDILPSTGDKLPLIAFHCSTIFFMVGLSLLESILVGFLGDLDSKGSQDSGGGNGDPQILSSATGGTAQERDPHLEEVEEVPLEERSDDQKGRRPEEQETRGAGGQREPGYWGRVARGIDKAYFCFYLFSTVVFFIYINVQWFF
- the tmem104 gene encoding transmembrane protein 104; the encoded protein is MAGGITESGEPYSPFVGLVYMFNLIVGTGALTMPRAFATAGWVVSLALISFLAFMSYMTTTFVIEAMASANAQLRWKRREQEEVEDSDSTSDYSDDDVIIRGRPEARPILSIQRPGGPVDQFDIVERVEMGQMASMFFNKVGVNMFYICIIVYLYGDLAIYAAAVPLSLMEVACGNQSCSAGSVQYNDTDVCWGSISRLNAYRVFL